The following proteins are encoded in a genomic region of Mycolicibacterium confluentis:
- a CDS encoding GAF domain-containing protein translates to MPEAHETDTTAGLAPLGPKLEKLVAELGVKSLLVMRSESDSMVVAATAGEATKHYTVGAAGKKALGQEGHTPLYCEKVVDADSDLFVRDSREDAVFAGNEDEVEFGLHNYLGLPVHDSSGAVIGTVCVLDDSARDYSDAEIAALKELRGEVEGIVAGDDLALS, encoded by the coding sequence ATGCCTGAAGCTCACGAAACAGACACCACCGCCGGACTGGCCCCGCTGGGGCCCAAGCTCGAGAAGCTCGTCGCGGAACTCGGGGTGAAGTCCCTGCTGGTGATGCGGTCGGAATCCGACTCGATGGTGGTGGCCGCGACCGCGGGCGAGGCGACCAAGCACTACACCGTCGGCGCGGCCGGCAAGAAGGCCCTCGGCCAGGAGGGCCACACGCCGCTGTACTGCGAGAAGGTCGTGGACGCCGACTCCGACCTGTTCGTCCGTGACTCGCGCGAGGACGCGGTGTTCGCCGGCAACGAGGACGAGGTCGAGTTCGGTCTGCACAACTACCTGGGCCTGCCCGTGCACGACTCCTCGGGTGCGGTCATCGGCACGGTGTGCGTGCTCGACGATTCCGCGCGCGACTACAGCGACGCCGAGATCGCCGCGCTCAAGGAACTGCGCGGCGAGGTCGAGGGCATCGTGGCCGGGGACGATCTGGCGCTGAGCTGA
- a CDS encoding APC family permease produces the protein MTTPDTEPRLHGRLGAVAIVFMVVAAAAPLTVIGGNMPLAMGLGNGAGAPVGFVIAALVLLLFSIGFVTMTPHVPEAGAFFSYVTVGLGERVGRGVAVVALIAYTAIQVGIYGYIGWAIDDTVRFYGGPQLPWPLYSFAVLAIVAFLGYRHIELSAKVLGVALALEIGIVVLLDLVIFTDPGPAGVTLDSFTPAVFTNGTLGIAVLFALTGFIGFEATAVFRDEARDPERTIPRATYAAVLIIGGFYALTAWAFVVAIGPDQVAAVAQQTLDGEGNMLLDTTADTLGRVGRDVVNVLLLTSLFACVLSFHNVIARYQFVLAGKGLLPARLGTVHSRHKSPAFSSVVQTVTAFVIVAVFAVLQIDPLVGVFGSMAGVATVGMVLLMLTTSVAVLVFFVRNPDADRRLWQTRLAPTLACLGLLGSLWLVLSNFTLVTGGSLTVSTVLAAVPFVGLLLGALAWKQRSGVAEGSEVS, from the coding sequence ATGACCACCCCGGACACAGAGCCTCGACTGCACGGACGGCTCGGCGCCGTCGCGATCGTGTTCATGGTGGTGGCTGCCGCCGCGCCGCTGACCGTGATCGGCGGAAACATGCCGCTGGCCATGGGATTGGGCAACGGCGCGGGCGCCCCCGTGGGCTTCGTGATCGCCGCCCTGGTGCTGCTGCTGTTCAGCATCGGGTTCGTGACCATGACTCCGCACGTTCCCGAGGCGGGGGCGTTCTTCTCGTATGTGACCGTCGGGCTCGGGGAACGGGTGGGCCGGGGCGTGGCCGTCGTCGCGCTGATCGCCTACACCGCAATCCAAGTCGGCATCTACGGATACATCGGCTGGGCCATCGACGACACCGTGCGGTTCTACGGCGGTCCGCAATTGCCCTGGCCGCTCTACTCTTTCGCGGTGCTGGCCATCGTCGCGTTCCTCGGCTACCGGCACATCGAGTTGTCGGCCAAGGTGCTGGGCGTGGCGTTGGCGCTGGAGATCGGCATCGTCGTGCTGCTCGACCTGGTGATCTTCACCGACCCCGGACCCGCTGGGGTGACGTTGGATTCGTTCACTCCCGCGGTGTTCACCAACGGCACCCTCGGCATCGCGGTGCTGTTCGCGCTCACCGGTTTCATCGGCTTCGAGGCCACCGCGGTGTTCCGCGACGAGGCCCGTGATCCCGAGCGCACCATCCCGCGCGCGACCTACGCCGCGGTGCTCATCATCGGCGGCTTCTACGCGCTGACCGCCTGGGCGTTCGTGGTGGCGATCGGCCCCGACCAGGTGGCCGCCGTCGCGCAGCAGACCCTCGACGGTGAGGGCAACATGCTGCTGGACACCACGGCGGACACCCTCGGACGAGTGGGCCGCGACGTGGTCAACGTGCTGCTGCTGACGTCGCTGTTCGCCTGCGTGCTGTCGTTCCACAACGTGATCGCGCGGTACCAGTTCGTGCTGGCGGGCAAGGGCCTTCTGCCCGCGCGCCTGGGCACGGTCCATTCGCGGCACAAGTCGCCGGCGTTCTCGTCGGTGGTGCAGACCGTGACGGCGTTCGTGATCGTGGCGGTGTTCGCGGTGCTCCAGATCGACCCGCTGGTGGGCGTTTTCGGCTCGATGGCCGGGGTGGCGACGGTCGGGATGGTGTTGCTGATGCTGACCACGTCGGTCGCAGTGCTGGTCTTCTTCGTGCGCAACCCGGATGCGGATCGACGGCTGTGGCAGACGCGGTTGGCGCCGACGCTGGCCTGCCTGGGGCTGCTCGGGAGCCTGTGGCTGGTGCTGTCGAACTTCACCCTGGTGACCGGCGGGTCGCTGACCGTCAGCACTGTGCTGGCCGCGGTGCCGTTCGTCGGCCTGCTGTTGGGGGCGCTGGCGTGGAAGCAGCGGTCCGGGGTGGCCGAGGGTTCGGAGGTCTCCTGA
- a CDS encoding TetR/AcrR family transcriptional regulator, whose translation MARPVRRAQRRTEILDAAITLIETHDVAELRLADVADELGLTANAVRYYFKDMDQLLSELAQRSDTRFYDDRLEAVERLDDARAQLALTIATGLPAGPEDAEWRAIWRAVLAAGFELDNRPDVQHIYHRQVDLYAQILTGGADSGAFTLHSPARDVAMTLMSMEDYFGYRIVARDPALDRKTALRLMRSYAELATGATLPSA comes from the coding sequence ATGGCGCGGCCCGTTCGCAGAGCGCAGCGACGCACCGAGATCCTCGATGCGGCAATCACTTTGATCGAAACCCACGATGTGGCCGAGCTACGCCTGGCCGATGTCGCCGACGAGCTGGGGCTGACCGCCAACGCCGTGCGCTACTACTTCAAGGACATGGACCAGCTGCTCTCCGAGCTCGCGCAGCGCTCCGACACCCGGTTCTACGATGACCGGCTCGAGGCCGTCGAGCGCCTCGACGACGCCCGTGCCCAGTTGGCGTTGACGATCGCGACGGGCCTGCCGGCCGGTCCCGAGGATGCCGAGTGGCGGGCCATCTGGCGCGCGGTGCTGGCCGCGGGCTTCGAACTCGACAACCGCCCCGACGTGCAGCACATCTATCACCGCCAGGTCGATCTCTACGCCCAGATTCTGACCGGCGGCGCCGATTCCGGCGCGTTCACACTCCACTCCCCCGCCCGCGACGTGGCCATGACGCTGATGTCGATGGAGGACTACTTCGGCTACCGCATCGTGGCGCGCGATCCCGCACTGGACCGAAAGACCGCGCTTCGGCTGATGCGGTCCTACGCAGAACTGGCCACTGGGGCCACACTGCCGTCAGCCTAA
- a CDS encoding threonine aldolase family protein: MANVAPSSAFASDNAAPAHPRALEAIASANDGYAPSYGNDPITERAADVLRGVFAAPDADVLFAFTGTAANVIALAAAVRPWHEILCSDVAHSLLDEAGGPVRLSGAQLTRLPSDDGIISPAELDARVVRRGEVHHSQPRIVTVTQSTENGRVWPAAELSEFIDHAHSLDLLVHVDGSRIANAIAALGVSPAEAIGDADIVTVGGTKNGMLFGDALLVRRPDQFEGIQFVQKQIGHLASKHRYVSAQFSAMLSDGVWLQSAAHANAMAARLSTGLTELGFSLATATEANEVFVKLDAEALTAVRSQFAIHQPDALAPVYRFVCSWATSEQDVDAVLDLLRGR, encoded by the coding sequence ATGGCGAACGTGGCTCCCTCCTCCGCGTTCGCCTCGGACAACGCCGCGCCGGCACATCCGCGCGCACTCGAGGCGATCGCGTCCGCCAACGACGGGTACGCCCCGTCCTACGGCAACGACCCGATCACCGAGCGCGCCGCGGACGTGCTGCGCGGGGTTTTCGCCGCCCCGGACGCCGACGTGCTGTTCGCGTTCACCGGCACCGCGGCCAACGTCATCGCGCTGGCCGCCGCGGTGCGGCCGTGGCACGAGATCCTGTGCAGCGACGTCGCGCACTCCCTGCTCGACGAGGCTGGCGGGCCGGTGCGGCTCTCCGGCGCTCAGCTGACCAGGCTGCCCAGCGACGACGGCATCATCTCCCCCGCCGAGCTCGACGCCCGCGTCGTGCGTCGCGGCGAGGTCCACCACTCCCAGCCGCGCATCGTCACCGTCACGCAGTCCACCGAGAACGGCCGCGTCTGGCCGGCCGCGGAACTCTCGGAGTTCATCGACCACGCACACTCGCTGGATCTGCTGGTTCACGTCGACGGCTCGCGGATCGCCAATGCCATTGCAGCGTTGGGAGTCTCGCCCGCCGAGGCGATCGGGGACGCCGACATCGTCACGGTGGGCGGCACCAAGAACGGCATGTTGTTCGGTGACGCACTGCTGGTCCGCAGACCCGACCAGTTCGAGGGAATTCAGTTCGTGCAGAAGCAGATCGGGCATCTGGCGAGCAAACACCGGTACGTGTCGGCGCAGTTCTCGGCGATGCTGTCGGACGGGGTGTGGCTGCAGAGCGCCGCGCACGCGAATGCGATGGCCGCTCGCCTCAGCACGGGCCTCACGGAGTTGGGATTCTCCTTGGCCACCGCGACCGAGGCCAACGAGGTGTTCGTGAAGCTCGACGCCGAGGCGCTGACCGCGGTCCGATCGCAGTTCGCGATCCACCAACCCGATGCACTGGCACCGGTGTACCGGTTCGTGTGCTCGTGGGCGACCAGCGAGCAGGACGTCGACGCGGTGTTGGATCTGCTGCGCGGGCGCTGA
- a CDS encoding MarR family winged helix-turn-helix transcriptional regulator → MDVTASETRELALALHDLSWRITRVGPGQVGLEPLPASEIAVLRAVLDEPGRGVSDVAASVGMQPSNVSAALRSLVARGLVEKRPDPHDRRVALLHPTATSRGNRAAIESELTASLSEALAALSDDDVSALLRAVPAMRQLNAAVVERVR, encoded by the coding sequence ATGGACGTCACCGCGAGTGAAACCCGGGAGCTGGCCCTGGCGTTGCACGACTTGTCATGGCGCATCACCCGCGTCGGTCCGGGTCAGGTCGGCCTGGAGCCGCTGCCGGCCTCGGAGATCGCGGTGCTGCGCGCGGTGCTCGACGAGCCGGGCCGTGGCGTATCCGACGTCGCGGCCTCGGTCGGCATGCAGCCCAGCAACGTCAGTGCCGCGCTGCGCTCGCTGGTGGCCCGCGGGCTGGTGGAGAAGCGGCCCGATCCGCACGACAGGCGCGTCGCGCTGCTGCACCCCACGGCCACCTCGCGGGGCAATCGCGCGGCCATCGAATCCGAGCTCACCGCCTCGCTGTCCGAGGCGTTGGCCGCACTGTCCGATGACGACGTCAGTGCGCTGCTGCGTGCCGTCCCGGCGATGCGCCAGCTGAACGCCGCCGTGGTGGAGCGGGTGCGTTAG
- a CDS encoding multidrug effflux MFS transporter → MTPQAPSAMLIAVLALLTAVTPFSIDMYLSAFPDMAAEFHTTAPMIQLTLTAFLVGLAVGQLVIGPLSDQFGRRRPLLIGTVTCLIASLLCILAPSIQALIGLRFVQGFTGAAGVVIARAIIADRAKGSAAARLFAVMMVIGVLAPITAPILGGVVVAGWGWRAVFAALAGMNLLMLVGAVFVVDESLPAEHRRPGGLRSLAGGMRDVLGNRRYVGYTLTLGLAASAMFAYISASPFILQNILGFTPRGYSLTFGACALAIAASGTLSARLVKSVAPRKLLIGGVSTMVVVTALQLLNVTVGHVIPWLTIALMAGFMATVGFTFANATTLAIEQVREAAGTGSAVLGFLQYTFGAATTPLVGLAGDASALPMSIVMFTAAALAATVLLTLTRHRDTDTSSASAELTSTR, encoded by the coding sequence ATGACCCCCCAAGCTCCCTCGGCGATGCTCATCGCCGTCCTCGCCCTTCTCACGGCGGTGACCCCCTTCTCGATCGACATGTACCTGTCGGCCTTCCCCGACATGGCGGCCGAATTCCACACCACGGCCCCGATGATCCAGCTGACGTTGACGGCGTTCCTGGTCGGCCTGGCCGTTGGCCAACTGGTGATCGGCCCGCTGTCGGACCAGTTCGGCCGCCGCAGGCCGCTGCTCATCGGCACCGTCACCTGTCTGATCGCGAGCCTGCTGTGCATCCTCGCGCCGTCGATCCAGGCCCTGATCGGCCTGCGCTTCGTGCAGGGTTTCACGGGCGCGGCCGGCGTGGTCATCGCCCGCGCGATCATCGCGGACCGGGCCAAGGGATCAGCGGCGGCCAGGCTGTTCGCGGTCATGATGGTCATCGGTGTGCTCGCCCCGATCACCGCACCCATCCTGGGCGGTGTCGTCGTCGCGGGCTGGGGGTGGCGGGCGGTGTTCGCCGCGCTCGCCGGGATGAACCTGCTGATGCTGGTGGGGGCCGTGTTCGTCGTCGACGAGTCGCTGCCCGCTGAGCACCGTCGTCCCGGCGGTCTGCGTTCCCTGGCCGGCGGCATGCGTGACGTGCTGGGCAACCGCCGCTACGTCGGCTACACGCTGACTCTGGGCCTGGCGGCCTCGGCGATGTTCGCCTACATCTCGGCCTCACCCTTCATCCTGCAGAACATCCTGGGCTTCACCCCGCGGGGGTACTCGTTGACCTTCGGGGCATGCGCACTGGCGATCGCGGCCTCCGGGACGCTCTCGGCCCGGCTGGTCAAGTCCGTCGCACCGCGCAAGCTGCTGATCGGCGGCGTGAGCACCATGGTGGTGGTCACCGCGCTACAACTGCTCAATGTCACTGTGGGACATGTCATCCCGTGGCTGACGATCGCGCTCATGGCCGGCTTCATGGCCACCGTCGGCTTCACCTTCGCCAACGCGACGACGCTCGCCATCGAGCAGGTGCGCGAGGCCGCCGGGACCGGATCGGCCGTGCTCGGCTTCCTGCAGTACACCTTCGGCGCGGCCACCACTCCCCTGGTCGGCCTGGCCGGCGACGCCAGCGCCCTGCCCATGAGCATCGTGATGTTCACCGCCGCCGCACTGGCCGCCACCGTCCTGCTCACCCTGACCCGCCACCGCGACACCGACACCTCTTCTGCCTCAGCAGAACTCACCTCCACCCGCTGA
- a CDS encoding hydantoinase B/oxoprolinase family protein gives MNTIDVDVVTYEVVRNRLTAIVAQQSAVLKNVSGSPLVTEANDCNTGVYLAGGDVVAMGPHNLFHSGSMETVVNHIIADCEDTIGINEGDMFITNDPYKGALHMPDVTMLEPVFYDGVRIAWVGTCAHVLDIGGMTPSSWSPDAREIYQEGLILPPTKIIEGGRTRHDVWNLILAASRLPANLGLDLKAMIAANTHAREGLLRLVGRYGVEVVTSVMSTMLDRSEAQVRARLAALPDGITRARSYFDHDGHKSGLSRIEVELRKTGEQLVFDYGQTAPQLPGFFNCTLSGLRGGVFASVLPVLAHDIPWNSGVMRAIEVTAPEGTIVNAKHPAPCGAATVGATTMVQNTAGNALAKLVSTDAEVRSEAMAGTTGGLMIFHIAGLNQYGEPYGGALTEVLAGGGGATCAANGVDYRGPHEILTGQFNNVEGEESVFPLLWLRRGANTDGGGAGRFHGGVSTSSTFTLHNTGGLHGVLAGHSMSMPSTAGLHGGMPGSTHHVSITRADGSDTVYTGSPGEIHLGAGDVVDWSFHGGGGWGDPLDAAADAVADDVRAARISEQAALDLYGVVLVDSVVDAAATEARRDSVRAVRRGWPRTATVDATPVSAADARRVGDHLLLGDDTYACDCGQVLAPAEENWKGYACRGELTAADLGAKVRLHPGLRADGYACPGCGALLGVEVRAADDAPLHELQLSAK, from the coding sequence ATGAACACCATCGACGTTGACGTCGTCACCTACGAGGTCGTGCGCAACCGACTCACCGCGATCGTCGCCCAGCAGTCGGCGGTGCTCAAGAACGTCTCCGGTTCCCCATTGGTGACCGAGGCCAACGACTGCAACACCGGCGTGTACCTGGCTGGCGGCGACGTCGTTGCGATGGGGCCGCACAACCTCTTTCACTCGGGTTCGATGGAGACCGTGGTGAACCACATCATCGCCGACTGCGAAGACACCATCGGCATCAACGAAGGTGACATGTTCATCACCAACGACCCGTACAAGGGTGCGTTGCACATGCCCGACGTGACGATGCTGGAACCGGTTTTCTACGACGGCGTGCGGATCGCCTGGGTGGGCACCTGCGCGCACGTCCTCGACATCGGCGGCATGACGCCGTCGAGCTGGTCACCGGACGCCCGCGAGATCTACCAGGAGGGCCTGATCCTGCCGCCCACCAAGATCATCGAGGGTGGCCGCACGCGCCACGACGTGTGGAACCTGATCCTCGCGGCCTCGCGCCTGCCCGCCAACCTGGGCCTGGACCTCAAGGCCATGATCGCGGCCAACACCCACGCCCGCGAGGGACTGCTGCGCCTGGTGGGCCGTTACGGCGTCGAGGTCGTGACGTCAGTGATGTCGACCATGCTGGACCGCTCCGAAGCGCAGGTGCGCGCCCGCTTGGCCGCCCTGCCCGACGGAATCACCCGGGCCCGAAGCTATTTCGATCACGACGGGCACAAGTCCGGCCTGTCACGCATCGAGGTTGAACTGCGCAAGACCGGTGAGCAGCTGGTGTTCGACTACGGCCAGACCGCACCGCAGCTGCCGGGCTTCTTCAACTGCACCCTGTCGGGTCTGCGGGGCGGCGTGTTCGCCTCGGTGCTGCCCGTGCTGGCCCACGACATCCCCTGGAACAGCGGCGTCATGCGGGCCATCGAGGTGACCGCGCCCGAGGGCACGATCGTCAACGCCAAACATCCCGCGCCATGCGGTGCCGCCACGGTCGGTGCCACCACGATGGTGCAGAACACCGCGGGCAACGCGCTGGCCAAGCTGGTCAGCACCGACGCCGAGGTGCGCTCCGAGGCGATGGCCGGCACCACCGGCGGCCTGATGATCTTCCACATCGCGGGCCTCAACCAGTACGGCGAACCGTACGGCGGTGCGCTGACCGAAGTGCTCGCCGGTGGCGGCGGCGCGACGTGCGCGGCCAACGGCGTCGACTACCGCGGCCCGCACGAGATCCTGACCGGGCAGTTCAACAACGTCGAGGGCGAGGAGTCAGTGTTCCCGCTGCTGTGGCTGCGCCGCGGCGCCAACACCGACGGCGGGGGCGCGGGCCGCTTCCACGGCGGCGTCTCCACCAGTTCGACATTCACACTGCACAACACCGGGGGCCTGCACGGTGTGCTGGCCGGACACAGCATGTCGATGCCGTCGACAGCCGGGCTGCACGGCGGCATGCCGGGATCGACGCATCACGTCAGCATCACGCGCGCCGACGGCTCGGACACCGTCTACACCGGATCGCCCGGTGAGATCCACTTGGGCGCAGGCGATGTCGTCGACTGGAGCTTCCACGGTGGCGGCGGCTGGGGCGACCCCCTGGACGCCGCCGCGGACGCCGTGGCCGACGATGTGCGCGCCGCCCGGATCTCGGAACAGGCGGCGCTGGATCTGTACGGCGTCGTGCTCGTCGATTCTGTCGTCGACGCGGCCGCCACCGAGGCCCGCCGCGATTCCGTGCGCGCCGTGCGTCGCGGTTGGCCCCGGACCGCGACTGTTGACGCAACGCCCGTCTCCGCAGCCGATGCCCGTCGGGTGGGCGACCACCTGCTGCTCGGCGACGACACGTACGCGTGCGACTGCGGTCAGGTGCTCGCGCCGGCTGAGGAGAACTGGAAGGGCTATGCGTGCCGCGGCGAGTTGACGGCCGCCGACCTGGGCGCCAAGGTGCGCCTGCATCCGGGTCTGCGGGCCGACGGCTACGCCTGCCCCGGCTGCGGAGCGCTGCTGGGGGTGGAGGTCCGTGCGGCCGACGACGCCCCGCTGCACGAGCTGCAACTCAGCGCCAAGTGA
- a CDS encoding hydantoinase/oxoprolinase family protein — translation MAYFVGIDIGGTFTDAVLLDDEGTARLLKTPTTLHDPSEGVNNALALAEQELGLQPGEILPDVEYFGLGTTVATNALIERKGVTTGIITTKGFRDSILMQRATGHWTGRELHEIMHDSQRRQTEPVVERELIREVTERIDFRGTIITPLDEDEVRTQVQALLDDGVQAIAVCLLWSFRESCHEQRVAAIIREMAPEVYLTVSSELAPVLGEYERTATTALNAYLGPTVRGYMTKLNGSLRDRGLKGSLRILDSGGGVITPERCGETAVSILTSGPAGGVLASAQLARRIGTPNVLTTDMGGTSFDVGMVIDYEPVIAPRQQVNGYQVLKPAVEITAIGAGGGSIARVVEGQLVVGPTSAGSHPGPVCYGRGGTEPTVTDADVVLGIIDPAFFLGGTFALDKEGAIRAMHDKIAAPLGTSVEEAAAGIKSIADHRMADLLDTLTVGHGHDPRDFVVFAYGGAGGSHCHRFGAELGAQSIIVPATATVHSAFGAATSDLHVSAELSDPMHSATWHGAADVFDADRITRNFENLEAQVSKELLEAGAVSDRIVLQRFVDMRFRMQNKSLSIPAEPGVLNAAAIQRLLNAFEAQFVELYGPEALFLGAGVEIVSMRVQAKGEFDKPRVSRVLGASTNGLHLPTSRPVYLGPDRGTVMADVARGPDLRPGDRVQGPAIIEHPGTTIFVGVGQTAVIDDLENTVIRTTEKDA, via the coding sequence ATGGCGTATTTCGTAGGCATCGACATCGGCGGGACGTTCACGGACGCCGTGCTGCTCGACGACGAGGGCACCGCCCGACTTCTCAAGACCCCCACCACGCTGCACGACCCGTCCGAGGGCGTCAACAACGCGCTCGCGCTCGCCGAACAGGAACTGGGCCTGCAGCCCGGCGAAATTCTGCCCGACGTGGAGTATTTCGGCCTGGGCACCACCGTCGCCACCAACGCGCTGATCGAACGCAAGGGTGTGACGACCGGCATCATCACCACCAAGGGCTTCCGCGATTCGATCCTGATGCAGCGCGCGACCGGGCACTGGACCGGGCGGGAACTGCACGAGATCATGCACGATTCACAGCGCCGCCAGACCGAACCCGTCGTCGAGCGCGAACTGATCCGCGAGGTCACCGAACGCATCGACTTCCGCGGCACCATCATCACGCCCCTCGATGAGGACGAGGTCCGCACGCAGGTGCAGGCCCTGCTCGACGACGGCGTGCAGGCCATCGCGGTCTGCCTGCTGTGGTCATTCCGCGAGTCCTGCCATGAGCAGCGCGTCGCGGCGATCATTCGCGAGATGGCGCCTGAGGTCTACCTGACGGTGTCGAGCGAATTGGCGCCCGTGCTGGGCGAATACGAGCGCACCGCGACAACGGCGCTCAACGCCTACCTCGGGCCCACCGTGCGCGGCTATATGACGAAACTCAATGGCTCCCTGCGGGATCGTGGCCTCAAGGGGTCCCTGCGCATCCTCGACTCCGGCGGAGGCGTCATCACCCCCGAGCGCTGCGGCGAGACCGCGGTGTCGATCCTGACCTCGGGCCCGGCCGGCGGTGTGCTGGCCAGCGCACAACTCGCGCGTCGGATCGGCACCCCCAACGTCCTGACCACCGACATGGGCGGCACGTCGTTCGACGTCGGCATGGTCATCGACTATGAACCCGTCATCGCCCCGCGCCAGCAGGTCAACGGCTACCAGGTGCTCAAGCCCGCTGTCGAGATCACCGCGATCGGTGCGGGCGGCGGTTCGATCGCCCGCGTGGTCGAGGGCCAGCTTGTCGTCGGCCCCACCAGCGCGGGCTCCCACCCCGGCCCGGTCTGCTACGGCCGCGGCGGCACCGAACCCACCGTCACCGACGCCGACGTCGTCCTGGGCATCATCGACCCGGCCTTCTTCCTGGGCGGCACGTTCGCGCTCGACAAGGAGGGCGCGATCCGCGCCATGCACGACAAGATCGCTGCGCCCCTGGGCACCTCGGTCGAGGAGGCGGCCGCGGGCATCAAGTCGATCGCCGACCACCGGATGGCCGACCTGCTCGACACCCTGACGGTGGGCCACGGCCACGACCCGCGCGACTTCGTGGTGTTCGCCTACGGCGGCGCCGGCGGTTCGCACTGCCACCGGTTCGGTGCCGAACTGGGCGCGCAGTCGATCATCGTGCCCGCAACCGCCACGGTGCACTCGGCGTTCGGCGCGGCCACCAGCGACCTGCACGTCTCCGCCGAACTGTCGGATCCGATGCACTCGGCCACCTGGCACGGTGCGGCCGACGTGTTCGACGCCGACCGGATCACGCGCAACTTCGAGAACCTCGAGGCGCAGGTCAGCAAGGAACTGCTGGAAGCCGGGGCCGTCAGCGACCGAATCGTGTTGCAGCGCTTCGTCGACATGCGGTTCCGCATGCAGAACAAGAGCCTGTCCATCCCGGCTGAACCCGGCGTCCTGAACGCCGCGGCCATCCAGCGTCTGCTCAACGCGTTCGAGGCGCAGTTCGTCGAACTGTACGGACCCGAAGCGCTGTTCCTCGGGGCCGGCGTCGAGATCGTCTCGATGCGCGTGCAGGCCAAGGGTGAATTCGACAAGCCGCGGGTGTCCCGCGTGCTCGGCGCGAGCACCAACGGTCTGCACCTGCCCACCTCACGACCGGTCTACCTGGGCCCCGACCGCGGCACCGTGATGGCCGACGTGGCCCGCGGACCCGACCTGCGCCCGGGCGACCGGGTCCAGGGCCCGGCCATCATCGAACACCCCGGCACCACGATCTTCGTCGGCGTCGGCCAGACAGCAGTCATCGACGACCTCGAGAACACCGTCATCCGCACCACCGAGAAGGACGCCTGA
- a CDS encoding P1 family peptidase, with amino-acid sequence MKKTPDLEGQVRARDLGVVIGEHPTGAHNAITDVPGVRVGHTTLHQNGPPVVHTGVTVVVPHDDIWAEPVFAGAHRLNGSGEMTGLEWIRESGELTSAIGITNTHSVGVVRDALVAEQVAARGDGLYWSLPVVGETYDGVLNDINGFHVRPEHATAALAAASSGPVEEGSVGGGSGMICHGFKGGIGTSSRVTETAAGTYTVGVLVQANHGRRERLAVNGVPVGQRIGADAVPLPEAPARYEPGSGSIIVIVATDAPLLPHQCARLAQRAALGVARVGGTGEQYSGDLMLAFSTGNRGIPPYSWDEDAATVRPEIDVRMTAPQLMTRLFDLTIEATEEAILNALVAATTVTGPTGITAHALDHDLLRQALTHQENR; translated from the coding sequence ATGAAAAAAACTCCAGACCTGGAGGGGCAGGTGCGAGCGAGGGACCTGGGCGTCGTCATCGGGGAACACCCCACCGGCGCGCACAACGCCATCACCGACGTGCCCGGTGTCCGGGTCGGCCACACGACGCTGCATCAGAACGGCCCGCCCGTCGTGCACACCGGCGTGACGGTCGTCGTCCCGCATGACGACATCTGGGCCGAACCGGTGTTCGCCGGTGCGCACCGCCTCAACGGCAGCGGTGAGATGACGGGCCTGGAGTGGATCCGCGAGTCCGGTGAGCTCACCTCCGCGATCGGCATCACCAACACCCACAGCGTCGGGGTGGTGCGCGACGCTCTGGTGGCCGAGCAGGTCGCCGCGCGCGGCGACGGCCTGTACTGGTCGCTGCCCGTCGTGGGGGAGACCTATGACGGAGTGCTCAACGACATCAACGGCTTTCACGTCAGGCCCGAGCACGCGACGGCGGCGCTGGCCGCGGCGTCGTCCGGGCCCGTCGAAGAGGGCAGCGTCGGCGGCGGCAGTGGGATGATCTGCCACGGCTTCAAGGGCGGCATCGGCACGTCGTCGCGCGTCACCGAGACCGCGGCCGGCACCTACACGGTGGGGGTGCTGGTGCAGGCGAATCACGGTCGGCGCGAACGCCTTGCGGTCAACGGCGTGCCCGTCGGCCAGCGCATCGGCGCCGACGCCGTACCACTGCCCGAGGCTCCGGCCCGGTATGAACCGGGATCCGGGTCGATCATCGTCATCGTCGCGACCGACGCACCCCTGCTGCCGCACCAGTGCGCGAGGTTGGCCCAGCGCGCCGCGCTGGGCGTGGCCCGTGTGGGCGGCACCGGCGAGCAGTACAGCGGAGACCTCATGCTGGCCTTCTCCACCGGCAATCGCGGCATCCCGCCGTACTCCTGGGACGAGGACGCCGCGACTGTGCGTCCCGAGATCGACGTGCGTATGACCGCGCCCCAGCTCATGACGCGCCTGTTCGATCTGACCATCGAGGCCACCGAAGAGGCGATCCTCAACGCACTCGTCGCGGCCACCACGGTGACCGGACCGACCGGCATCACCGCCCACGCGCTCGACCATGACCTGCTCCGCCAAGCCCTCACCCACCAGGAGAACCGATGA